GATGACCGGCGGCTTCTCCTGGGCATCATCACGCACGGCGATTTTTTCCGGCTCTTCAAGGAACGCGATTACGCCGCTGATCGCCCCGTTTCCGAGAAAATGACGCGAAATCCCAAGCGTCTTTCGGCCGACGCTCGCGTTGTGGAGGGTCTGGCACTGATGCGCCGCCACGCCATCGACGAGCTTCCCGTGGTTGATGACGACGGCCGGCTCCTCGGCCTTATCGACATCCAGGACCTGCTCGCCCGCGGCTTCTCGGAGTTTGATCCGTCCTGATGTTCCGCCGCGAGTCCGGTCATCTTCGACGCTTCTTCACTGTTGGCTGTTGCCCGTTGCCTGTTGCCTTCTCCGCATGAAGCTCACCGTCGTCATCCCTGTCTTCAACGAAGCCGACACGCTCGAGCTGCTGCTCGCCCGCGTCATCGCCGTCGACGTGGGCATGCCCAAGCAGATCGTCATTGTCGACGACGCCTCCAATGACGGCACGCGGGACCTCTACCCGCGGATCAAGGCCCGCTGGCCGGATCAGGACCTCGTCGTCAAACTTCAATCGGTCAACCGGGGGAAGGGGGCGGCGCTTCGCGAGGGATTCCAGCTCGCCACCGGCGACATCATTCTCATTCAGGACGCCGACCTGGAGTACAACCCGGAAGACTACGGCTACCTGCTCAAGCCCATTATCGAGGACCGCGCCGACGTGGTATACGGCTCGCGGTTTCGCGGCGGCGCCGCCCACCGCGTCGATCGCTTCTGGCACATGATCGGCAACCGCATGATCACCCTCGCCTCAAACATGTTCACCAACCTCAACCTGACGGACATGGAGACCTGCTACAAGGTCTTCCGCCGCGAGGTGCTCGACGGCCTGAAACTCCGCTGCAACCGTTTCGACTTCGAGCCGGAGTTCACCGCCAAGGTCTCCCGCCGCAGTCGCCAGGGCCGGCATTGGCGGGTCTACGAAGTGGGCATCAGCTACGCCGGCCGGGCCCGCGACGAGGGCAAGAAAATCAGTTGGCTCGACGGCTTTCCCGCCCTCTGGGCGATCATTCGGTTTCGGTTTTTTGATTGAGCTGAACCGTACGGTTCGATTCCTGCGGAACAGCAAAAGACATTGTCCGCATTCGCACGCCATCGCTGTCGCCGTCTTCGCCCGAAGGGCACACGATCGTTGCCGGCGGTTTCAGCCGCCGGTCCGATGGCTGCGGTACAAGCATCTGGCCTCACTTTTCCAGCGGCTCGCGACGGCGCAACCATTCCCTTGGTAGCTCTTCACCGCCAACGGCCAATGCCACAATCCCACCGACCACGGCGCAAGTGGTGTCAACGTCGCCCAGGCCTGCTGCGGTGTTCCATAATGCCTCCTCGAAATCGGTGAGATGACGGCCGGCGCACCAGATCGCGTAAGGAACCGTGTCGGATGCGAGAAGCCTCTGGCCACTCCCCAGAGCGACGGCAACATCTTGCGACGTAGCTGTCGGGCCAACTTCCATAGCCCGCCCGATACCGTCGCGGGTCAGACCATCGGGAGTCAAGTCGTAGGCTTTTCTGAGTAGGACACCGCTCGCCTGGTTTGAGTCATCGCGCGTGCGCCATGCCATGGCAGCCGCCACAGCAATTGCGATGGCACCAGCTTGGCCCTCGGGATGGGCATGTGTGACCGCAGCGGAGGCCTTTGCCTCAGAGACAACGCGGTCGAGGTCATCGGCAAAGTAGGCACCGACTGGCGCAGCGCGCATTGCCCCGCCATTCCCCATCGATCCGTCGCCATCAAAGAGGCGGGCGGCTTCACTTCGCCAGCCGAATCCGGTGGCCACGCGCTCCAACAGTCCAATAGTTGCTGCACCATACCCACGATTCGGCTGCTTGCGAAACCTGTCGGCGAAGAGCTGCGCGAGCCGATCCTGATTAACCGTCCCATGTTCGGCCAGCACATCCACAACGCTCCAGGCCATCATCGTGTCGTCGGTGTAGAACCACGGTCCGTCGGGCAACTCCCGGCTCTCAAGGGACTCGCGCATGGACGGATCGAAGAAGCACTCGCCGAAAGCATCGCCAAGCGACAGGCCCTCCAGCGAAAGCCAGGCACGATCCAGAGAGTCAGTGTTGCTGCAGCTTGCTGGATTCATCATGCCTCGTCGTTAAGTGCCGTTCGGCGAGCGCGAATCAGAAAGTCGTTCGCTCGCTCGTAGTCCGGCCGTTCCGGCAGCTTCGCTTCCCGGAATGCTTCCTCAAACTCAATGTGGAATTTGGCTCCCCCGAAAGCGCTTCGCGGCTTTCCTGTTCTTCCAGAGCAAGCACGCCGAGTTGGTCGTGGCGCCATGCTCTGCGCTCGGGATTCCGCATTCCGAATTCAGCATTCCGTCTTCCGTAGCACCGCCCGCACGGGACTCGCATCGAAACCCACCAGCTTGAGCGGCAGGGAGATCAGCTCGTACACACCGGCCGGAACGTTGGTGAGAACAAGTCCCTCAAGCACGGCCATGTCATTCCGCAGCAACGCCTGATGCGACGGCAGGTCCTTCGAATCGAACAGGTCCACGCTCGGCGTATCGATGCCCACCAGCCGGACGCCGCGCGAAGCCAGGGCATCGATCAGCGCCGGCTCGAACGCCGCGAAGTCCTTGTTCCAGTTCCGCGGGTCCGGAAACGTTCCCGTGGCAAACAGAACGCGCTCCGTGGTGATCCGGGGCGGCAGGGCATCGAGTCCCAACCTCCGGCCCCGCTGGGCGGCAACACGCACGACTTCGCATGGCCCAAGATAGAGCTCCAGCGCCCGCTGCTCGATCGTCGCCGCATCCTTCCCGTAGTGGCTTGGGGCGTCTGCGTGTGCTCCCAAATGAACCGTCGCGGTAAGGGAGGAAAGTGTCAGGTTGTCGCCGCGGGCCATGTCCAGCAGCACTTGGCGCGATAGGGGGGTATCGCCCGGCCAGACAGCCAGAGCGGGATCCAACGGCGGACTGATGTCGATGAGGCGCGACATGATCGCCGCGCATTATGGGTCAGGGAATGGCCGGGGCAATAGGGGGTCCGGCGCTGGCCAGGTTGGGCGTGTGATAGAACGACAGCGTGTAAAGCTCGTAGCACGAGGACCAGCGGACGGCCAGCATCGCATAGACGATGAGCACGGTCATGGCCGCCATCTCGGCTATCCGTGCGGACCGAAATCGCAGCAGCGGATAGCTCCCGAGGAGGACCAGGCCGATCTTGTAGCACACGATCGACGGTGTCCCCAGGCTCAGGATGAAGCTCGCCACGGGGTTCGACTCGTGGAGCATGCCCTGCTCATGGGACAGGACGGTGAACGCCAGATCGAACGCGTTCAAGATCCAGATTCCGATAACCAACGATATGACCCTGCGGGAGCGAGCGTCCACGACCCATTCCAGGGCGCTCTCCCACCAACCCCGGCGGGCCCCCACGGGGGCAATGGCGGTCATCGAGGGCAATTCGCAGACGCTCATAAGGACGGTATCGGAATTCGCGAAATCTTAATTTATCGAGCGGGAAAGTCGGGGAGCGGGTCCCGAGGCGGAAAGGGCCGCCTGCATTCGACGCCAACGGCAGGGGGGAATCCGCTCGCGCATTGGAGGAAACCTGGCGGGCCGGTCGGGTGATTGCGGAACGATAAGAGCCTCCGCTTTTCGCTACTTTCAAAACTTTCGAAAGCTGCTGGAGAGTAGCTGCGGCGCGTTTAGAATGCTGTTTTCGGAACGCCTCCACGCGCGGCGGACCCGGTACACCCGAAGAAGACTCCGTTATCCATGATCCAGTTATCTACAACGCTGACCGAACTATATGCCCCGATCGGCGACGAACTTGCCGAGTGCGTCACGATTTTTGACGCGGAAATCGAGTCTGATCTTCCGTTTCTCGGTGCCTTGTGCGATACGGTTCGGTCGTACCGGGGAAAGATGCTCCGACCGGCGTTGCTTCTTCTGTCGGGTAAGGCAGCCGGCCGGCTTCGCCCCGCGCATCCTGCGCTCGCGGCCGTGGTCGAAATGGTCCACATGGCCACGCTGGTCCACGACGACGTGCTCGATGAGGCGACGGAGCGGCGTCGCCAGCCGACGGTGGGGCGGATTGCGGGAAACGTCGCGGCCGTGCTGTTGGGCGATTTCTTGATCAGCCACGCTTTTCACCTGTGCAGCAGCCTGGACGACCAGTACGCCTCCCGGCGCATTGGCGCGGCCACCAATGAAGTCTGCGAAGGCGAGCTGCTGCAGAATCACCACGCGGGAACGCTGGACGTCACCGAGGCAA
The window above is part of the Phycisphaerae bacterium genome. Proteins encoded here:
- a CDS encoding glycosyltransferase family 2 protein; translated protein: MKLTVVIPVFNEADTLELLLARVIAVDVGMPKQIVIVDDASNDGTRDLYPRIKARWPDQDLVVKLQSVNRGKGAALREGFQLATGDIILIQDADLEYNPEDYGYLLKPIIEDRADVVYGSRFRGGAAHRVDRFWHMIGNRMITLASNMFTNLNLTDMETCYKVFRREVLDGLKLRCNRFDFEPEFTAKVSRRSRQGRHWRVYEVGISYAGRARDEGKKISWLDGFPALWAIIRFRFFD
- a CDS encoding ADP-ribosylglycohydrolase family protein, which gives rise to MNPASCSNTDSLDRAWLSLEGLSLGDAFGECFFDPSMRESLESRELPDGPWFYTDDTMMAWSVVDVLAEHGTVNQDRLAQLFADRFRKQPNRGYGAATIGLLERVATGFGWRSEAARLFDGDGSMGNGGAMRAAPVGAYFADDLDRVVSEAKASAAVTHAHPEGQAGAIAIAVAAAMAWRTRDDSNQASGVLLRKAYDLTPDGLTRDGIGRAMEVGPTATSQDVAVALGSGQRLLASDTVPYAIWCAGRHLTDFEEALWNTAAGLGDVDTTCAVVGGIVALAVGGEELPREWLRRREPLEK
- a CDS encoding polyprenyl synthetase family protein; its protein translation is MIQLSTTLTELYAPIGDELAECVTIFDAEIESDLPFLGALCDTVRSYRGKMLRPALLLLSGKAAGRLRPAHPALAAVVEMVHMATLVHDDVLDEATERRRQPTVGRIAGNVAAVLLGDFLISHAFHLCSSLDDQYASRRIGAATNEVCEGELLQNHHAGTLDVTEATYFEILKRKTGALTAVSCELGARFAGADQDVIQRMREFGLSAGVAFQIVDDVLDVTGSEAVVGKTLGRDAALGKVTLPVIHALHHTSESVARKVKDLLLTDRSDDSLALRSLLSESGSLNHALDAARGYVSRARTCLSDLPDSDAKASLAAMADFIVDRSF
- a CDS encoding cyclase family protein codes for the protein MSRLIDISPPLDPALAVWPGDTPLSRQVLLDMARGDNLTLSSLTATVHLGAHADAPSHYGKDAATIEQRALELYLGPCEVVRVAAQRGRRLGLDALPPRITTERVLFATGTFPDPRNWNKDFAAFEPALIDALASRGVRLVGIDTPSVDLFDSKDLPSHQALLRNDMAVLEGLVLTNVPAGVYELISLPLKLVGFDASPVRAVLRKTEC